ATTGCATTTCATGGGTAACAACTATCATTGTCTGTTTTTGTTGCGCTAACGATTTCATTACAGCTAACACTTCGTCAACCCATTCAGGATCCAGTGCAGAGGTTGGCTCATCAAATAAAATAACCTCCCCTTTTGCGGCCATTGCACGTGCAATACCAACCCGTTGCTGTTGCCCGCCTGACAATTGCGAGGGATATTGGCCCATCTTTTCTGCTAATCCAACCTGCGTGAGTATTCTTTGCGCTTCTTTAAAGGCGCTCTCCTTAGGCTCTTTCCAGACAGTAATTAAGCTTTCTGCGACATTTTCTAATGCAGTTTTGTTGGCAAATAGAGAATAATTTTGAAAAACAAAACTACTCTGTTTACGCAGTTCAGTTATTTTTTTAGACGTGGCCTGAAGTGCATCAACTTTAACATTGGCAATTTCTATACTGCCAGTTGTCGGTGTTTCTAAATAATTTAAACAGCGTAATAGTGTTGATTTACCAGTTCCGGATGGACCAATAATGACGACTATCTCACCGAGCTTAATGGTAAAATCAATCGAGTCTAAAACAATATTATCACCGAAGTGTTTGCTGAGATTGGTTACATTTATCATTAATATGCCTTACTAAGACGTGTTTCAAGTAAATACTGGATACGTGTAAAAAACATGACAACAGCCCAGTACACCAAGGCAACCGCTAAAAAGCTTTCGAAAAATTTAAAACTAGAAGCCGCCTCCATTTGTGCCTTTGCCATTATTTCTGTCACGCCGAGTGTAAAAGCGAGGGAGGTGCTTTTTATCATATCAATAAAATAGTTCATCAATGAGGGGGTCGCAACGCGAGAGGCCTGTGGCAATATAATTCTTCGCATCGCTTGTAAACGCGTCATGCCTAAGCTTAAACACGCCTCCATTTGGCTTTTATCTATGCCCAGGATTGCTGCACGAATACTTTCCGCCATATAAGCTGAAAAATGTAACGATAGCCCTATTATTGCAGCGCTAAATGCATCCATACCAGAGAAAATAGGCATAAAATAAGGTAGACCGTAATACAGTAGAAAAAGTTGTACTAAGAGCGGTGTACCACGAAAAAAAGAGATATAAAGCGCACAGAGCTGATCTAACAATATTATCTTAAATACGCGGACGATAGCAATCGCGACGGATATGATAAGTGCAAATAAAAATCCCCAAAGTGCCATTTCCATGGTGACACCAAGGTATTTAAGTAAGGTTGGAAGTAATTCCAGCATGTATTCAAAATCTAATAAAATTTGCATTGAAAAGCTCATATTTCGCAACGACAACCTACTGATGAATTGATTGTGATGCGTTAATGTAAATTAGAAAAATAGCCCCTTAATCTCATATTAAGGGGCTATAGAACAAGGTTTATCGTTACTTAATAACTTATTGGGTAATGTCAGCGCCAAACCACTGTATAGATATCTTGGACAAACTACCATCTGCTTGCATACTTGCTAATGCGGCATTAACTTTCTCTTTAATAATAGTTTGCGTTGCAGACTTGACAAATGGCATCGCATTTTCAAAGGTATCGAAAGGTTGGCCAGCCAATTGTAAAGGCAAACCCGATTTTTTGATAAGTTGAACCGATGATAAACAATCCATCACAAAGGCATCCGTTCGACCTAACACCACATCCTGCTCAAAACCTGAATCATAGGTGATTATATTGATTTGCTCAGCGATATCTAATCCACGTAATAACTCTTCAAAATTACTGCCTAGATTAACAGCGACTTTTTTTCCTTTAAGATCATTGACAGATTGAATATCGCTACGCCCTTTTTTAACGACGACTTGAGCACCATCGACGACATAAGGTGTAGAAAATTGGTATTTTTCAAGTCTTGCAGGGGTAATGGTCACTTGATTAGAAATCGTGTCGATATGTCCAGCTTCTAGCATACCAAAAAGACCGGAAAAACTGGCGGTGACAAATTCAACGTTATAGTCGGCACGCTTAGCAATTTCATTCCAGACATCGACTTCAAAACCTTGTAATTTGTCATTTTTTGAAAATGTAAATGGGAAATAACGGCCAGACATACCCACCTTAACGGTTTCCTTGGCAAATGCAGGTGCGGTTACCATTGTTGATATTGCCACAATTGTAGCTGCTAATATTTTAACGTATTTTTTCATTATTTTTCCACTGAGGTTAATATTTTGCGTTATACAAATTCTCAAATTATCTATTCATTATTCCATGGTTGCTAGGGGCTATAGTCCATTTAAGATACAAGCTGAATAGGTCTATTTAACTAAAATAATAAATCAACATCAGGACAATATTCGCGCTATGAATAAAGATTTATTATGCACGAATAGTAATAGATACAAGCAGATGGTTGCAATTAGAATTAGCACTAAAATGCAGATAAATTAGCATTGCTTATAACAAAAAGTAATAACAGTGCTAACTATCTATGAATAATATGTAAGAAAATTTACGCGAGACCATGCGCCAATGCTACCTTTGGATCAATTAATCCCTGCTGAACAAAAGTAGATAAATGAATTAATGCCTTTTTAGCAAGCGGAGGTAGATTATCAAAATCGATATTATCCAGTAAATTTTTTACTTCCAGACCAAGTTCAGTATCCCCTTGAATAGACAAATGTCGCTGGAAAAACAACGTGTCTGGATCTTCTTTACGTCCGGCAATTAATATCAATTGGTTGATATCCGCACTGAAACTCACGTCTTCACTGACTTGCTTTTCTGCAATTATTAATCTGTTTTGTGCAAAACTTAAATACCAGGAAAGTTGTAAATCAGTCACTTCTACTTTCAGCCATTTATCTTCTAAAAAGTCTAGATCACCATCTTCTATTGCTTCAGCAAAAATCGAATCTAATAAAGAGGAAAGTAATTTCTTCTGAATAACAAAGGGGACAAAAGATGCTGGCAATGCGAGAGCCTTGGGCGTATTCATGACCAACTGATGTTGCAAATTTGTGATAATTGATTTAAGCATAAATATCTCTTTATTAAATGATTACTTATTTTAATGAAAGACTCACTTATTATATTGGTTCAAATCAAATTTTACATATATTCATATAATATCTTATCAACCCTGCCCTATATCAATAAAAATAAATGTCAGTTTCTTACAATTCATCTACTTTATTTAGTTAGGAAATGTAATGGAACTCCTTTGCCCTGCAGGTAGTTTACCTGCCTTAAAAACAGCCATTGATTGTGGTGCAGATGCTGTTTATATAGGTTTAAAAGATGATACAAACGCGAGACATTTTGCCGGTTTAAATTTTAATGATAAAAAACTCATTAAAGGGGCACAATACGTTGCAGACCATAATAAACACCTGCATGTTGCCATTAATACCTTTGCTCATCCCGGTGGGGAAAAACGCTGGCAACACGCGGTAGACAAATGCGTTGATTTAGGTGCAAATGCAGCAATCATTGCTGATATTGCAACGCTAGATTATGCCGCCAATAAATATCCACAACTTGACCTACATTTGTCAGTGCAAGCATCGGCAACCAATAGTGCTGCAATCGCGTTCTATAAAGATAATTTTAATATAAAACGAGTTGTTCTTCCTCGCGTGCTCTCCATTGGACAAGTTAAACAGTTATCACGAAATACGGATGTACCGCTGGAAGTCTTTGCCTTTGGCAGTTTATGTATTATGGCAGAAGGACGTTGCTATTTATCTTCATATTTTACAGGGGAGTCCCCCAATACCGTCGGCGCCTGTTCACCAGCAAAATATGTTCGTTGGACAGAAACAGAGCAAGGTCTGGAATCAAGGCTCAATAATATTTTAATTGATCGCTATCAAGCTGGAGAAAAAGCGGGTTACCCGACCTTATGTAAAGGTCGATTTACTGTTTCTGATAATAATTATCACACGCTTGAAGAGCCTACAAGCTTAAATACGTTAGCTATGTTACCTGAGTTAATGCAGGCAAATATCTGCTCAGTAAAAATAGAAGGACGACAACGCAGCCCTGCCTATGTTGAGCAAATTACCCGAGTATGGCGCCAAGCAATAGACACCTATAAAGCAGCCCCAGACAGTTACCAAGTCAAAGATAGTTGGAATTCAATACTTGCCAATGTTTCTGAAGGCAGCCAAACCACGCTTGGTGCATATCATCGTAACTGGCAATAACATTTAAGGAAATAGCGTGAAATTAGCTTTAGGTCCAGTACTCTATTACTGGGAAAAAAAAACATTGGAAGATTACTATCAGCAAATCATTAAAAGTGAAGCTGATATTATTTATTTAGGTGAAACGGTTTGCAGTAAAAGAAGAGAATTAAAAACACGTGAATGGATAGAGCTTGCTAAAGAGTTAGCAAATTCAGGTAAAGAGATCGTTTTATCCACAATGGCTTTATTAGAAGCCCCGTCTGAAATTAAAATCCTGCGCCAATTATGTGAAAATGGTCTGTTTAAAGTGGAAGCAAATGATTTGGGAGCCATTAATATTCTTAGCGAACAGAAAGTTCCTTTCGTGTGCGGCCCTGCAATAAATTGTTATAACGCTGGTACCATTAAACTCTTTGTTAATAAAGGAATGCAACGTTGGGTTATGCCAGTAGAACTATCACGGGACTGGTTAATGAATATTACTAACGATTGCCATGCACTAGGTATTCGTGATCAGTTTGAAGTCGAAGTGTTTTCCCATGGTCACCTTCCTTTGGCCTATTCTGCGCGCTGTTTCACGGCTCGTTCTGAAAACAAAGGCAAAGACGAATGTGAATTGTGTTGCATAAAATATCCCCAAGGGCGCATAGTTACCACGCAAGAAGAACAGCAAATATTCGTATTAAATGGCATTCAAACACAATCAGGCTACTGCTATAACTTAATCAACGATTTACCTTCAATGGAAGGTTTAGTAGATATTGTACGCATAAGTCCATCCAGTGACGATAGCTTACCCGTTTTACAAAACTACAGTGCAATGCTTAATGGTAATGGGAAAAACGTTAAATTAAAGGCGACTGAGTGTAATGGGTTTTGGCATAATATCGCTGGATTAGAGAACGTTATCTAACAAAGTATCCCATGTGACTTCAAGATGCTTTATCTGCTACCAGCTCAGATAGATGCACAAGGGGTAGCATGGGTATAGAAAGGGTCAACACGGAAGGATATTCTCAGCTAATGCGTAATAAGTGAAAATTCACGCTATTTTATTGCCTATTTAGAAAGAAGTTATTGATTAATCGCGTCCCTCATAATATCTTACTAAAACAAGATATTAATCACACTCAGGGTAAAAAAGGATCAGTACATGAAAAAAATATGTTTAATTATGGCATTAGTCTCAACGCCTTTCCTACATGCTGGAGAGTTGGTGAGCACAAATGGCGTTGAAATCCTTGCTGTAGATGGTAAAAAAGTTAAACAACACCTATTCAGTTCAGATAAATTAGAGGTTGATGATGGACCACATCAAGTCGCCGTCATGTACAAAGGGCAATTTAAAAACTCGGATATAATCAGTAGTAAAATTCATATCTTTGATATCGACACACAGGGAGATACTGAAATTAGTATTAAACGTTTTGGCAATTCAATGCAGGCAAAAAATGCAATTAATAAAGGCATTGAGTGGATTGTAAAAAACGATGAGAAAACTACCATGGTTACTAATAGTGACATTATTTCCGGAGAAGGATTATTCCCAAATAGTAATGTTGAGAAATTAATCAGCGACTATAATCAACAGCACAACATTACAGTACAAACAGAGGCAGCTCCAGCAACTCTAGCAATGCCAGCAGCAACTGTACCAGCATTAACAACAACGACCGCAACGACAACTATCAATACTTCTAATACGGCACTATTAATAGAAACATATCAGAAAGCGAGCAAACAAGAGCAAAAAGCATTCAGAATGTGGTTGTTAGAACAAGACATGAAATAAAATTCAACTTGGTGTAGTAATTAATAATTACTACACCAAGCCCCCGTTGCTTCAAATCCTACAAATATTTTCAGGCTATTCCCACAACAAAGACAATTAATACGTGACAAACTGAATAAAACAAGTTAATTTACACTAAAAATTAAGTTGAAT
This window of the Psychromonas sp. MME1 genome carries:
- a CDS encoding U32 family peptidase, producing MKLALGPVLYYWEKKTLEDYYQQIIKSEADIIYLGETVCSKRRELKTREWIELAKELANSGKEIVLSTMALLEAPSEIKILRQLCENGLFKVEANDLGAINILSEQKVPFVCGPAINCYNAGTIKLFVNKGMQRWVMPVELSRDWLMNITNDCHALGIRDQFEVEVFSHGHLPLAYSARCFTARSENKGKDECELCCIKYPQGRIVTTQEEQQIFVLNGIQTQSGYCYNLINDLPSMEGLVDIVRISPSSDDSLPVLQNYSAMLNGNGKNVKLKATECNGFWHNIAGLENVI
- a CDS encoding peptidase U32 family protein; the encoded protein is MELLCPAGSLPALKTAIDCGADAVYIGLKDDTNARHFAGLNFNDKKLIKGAQYVADHNKHLHVAINTFAHPGGEKRWQHAVDKCVDLGANAAIIADIATLDYAANKYPQLDLHLSVQASATNSAAIAFYKDNFNIKRVVLPRVLSIGQVKQLSRNTDVPLEVFAFGSLCIMAEGRCYLSSYFTGESPNTVGACSPAKYVRWTETEQGLESRLNNILIDRYQAGEKAGYPTLCKGRFTVSDNNYHTLEEPTSLNTLAMLPELMQANICSVKIEGRQRSPAYVEQITRVWRQAIDTYKAAPDSYQVKDSWNSILANVSEGSQTTLGAYHRNWQ
- a CDS encoding DUF2057 family protein; this encodes MKKICLIMALVSTPFLHAGELVSTNGVEILAVDGKKVKQHLFSSDKLEVDDGPHQVAVMYKGQFKNSDIISSKIHIFDIDTQGDTEISIKRFGNSMQAKNAINKGIEWIVKNDEKTTMVTNSDIISGEGLFPNSNVEKLISDYNQQHNITVQTEAAPATLAMPAATVPALTTTTATTTINTSNTALLIETYQKASKQEQKAFRMWLLEQDMK
- a CDS encoding amino acid ABC transporter ATP-binding protein, which gives rise to MINVTNLSKHFGDNIVLDSIDFTIKLGEIVVIIGPSGTGKSTLLRCLNYLETPTTGSIEIANVKVDALQATSKKITELRKQSSFVFQNYSLFANKTALENVAESLITVWKEPKESAFKEAQRILTQVGLAEKMGQYPSQLSGGQQQRVGIARAMAAKGEVILFDEPTSALDPEWVDEVLAVMKSLAQQKQTMIVVTHEMQFAREVADRVIFMEGGHIVEQGSPEQIFEHPQHKRTQEFVARATKMPVSALDAAML
- a CDS encoding amino acid ABC transporter substrate-binding protein — its product is MKKYVKILAATIVAISTMVTAPAFAKETVKVGMSGRYFPFTFSKNDKLQGFEVDVWNEIAKRADYNVEFVTASFSGLFGMLEAGHIDTISNQVTITPARLEKYQFSTPYVVDGAQVVVKKGRSDIQSVNDLKGKKVAVNLGSNFEELLRGLDIAEQINIITYDSGFEQDVVLGRTDAFVMDCLSSVQLIKKSGLPLQLAGQPFDTFENAMPFVKSATQTIIKEKVNAALASMQADGSLSKISIQWFGADITQ
- a CDS encoding amino acid ABC transporter permease, producing the protein MQILLDFEYMLELLPTLLKYLGVTMEMALWGFLFALIISVAIAIVRVFKIILLDQLCALYISFFRGTPLLVQLFLLYYGLPYFMPIFSGMDAFSAAIIGLSLHFSAYMAESIRAAILGIDKSQMEACLSLGMTRLQAMRRIILPQASRVATPSLMNYFIDMIKSTSLAFTLGVTEIMAKAQMEAASSFKFFESFLAVALVYWAVVMFFTRIQYLLETRLSKAY
- a CDS encoding SCP2 sterol-binding domain-containing protein, with amino-acid sequence MLKSIITNLQHQLVMNTPKALALPASFVPFVIQKKLLSSLLDSIFAEAIEDGDLDFLEDKWLKVEVTDLQLSWYLSFAQNRLIIAEKQVSEDVSFSADINQLILIAGRKEDPDTLFFQRHLSIQGDTELGLEVKNLLDNIDFDNLPPLAKKALIHLSTFVQQGLIDPKVALAHGLA